AGCGTGCGCTCGAGCTCCCAGGCGTTCGCGGCGTCGATCGCGTCCTGCACGCGCGCCTGCTCGGCGAGCACCCTCTCCATCTCGGCGTCGGGGAGCGGCTCGCCGAGCTTCGTGGAGAGCTCCTCGAAGCGCGTGAGCAGCGCCCGCGTCTCGGCCACGGCCTCCTCGACGTGCTGGAGGACGTTCTTCGTCGGGTCGAGGACCGGCTCCTGCGGCAGGTGGCCGATGCGGATGCCCTCGGCCGGCACCGCGTCACCCGCGAAGTCGGGCTCGACCCCTGCCATGATGCGCAGCAGCGTCGACTTGCCCGCGCCGTTCGGGCCGAGGACGCCGATCTTCGCGCCCGAGTAGAAGGCGAGCGAGATGCCCTTCAGGATCTCCTTGCCCTGCGGCGTGATCTTGCGCACCTGGCGCATGGTGAAGATGAACTGCGGCGGCATGGCGACATGGGGTAGCCCAGCGAGGGGAGAATTTCCACCGTCATCGAAGCGCGCTTCCGACGTCTCGGGCGCGATGCTAAGCGGGACGCATGGGCCCCGCGCGGCCGACCCCGCCCGCGCTCGCGTACGCGGGCCTCTCGGTCGCCACCGTCGGCTGGGCGGCCGGGTTCGTCGCCGGGAAGCTCGCGCTCGGCGCGATGTCGCCACTCGTGGTCGCCGCCTGGCGCTACGCGGTGGCGGCGGCCATCCTCCTCCCCTTCGCGCTCCGCCAGCGCCCGGCCGACGGCCTCGGGCGCGCGGCCGGACCGCTCGCGCTCATGGTGGTGTGCGGCGGCGTGCTCTACCCGTGGCTCTTCCTCCTCGCCCTCTCCCGCACCAGCGCGACCAACACCGCGCTCCTGATCGCGCTGAACCCGGTGCTCACGCTCCTCTTCTCGCCGCTCGTGGGCGAGCGCCTCGACCGCCGTCGCCTGCTCGGCGTCCTGGTGGCGCTCGCCGGCGCCGCCACCGTCATCACGCGCGGCGACCCGGCGCACCTGGCGGCCCTGTCCCTCGGCTCGGGCGATCTCGTGGCGCTCGCCGCGGCGGCGACCTGGGCGACCTTCAACCTGACCTCGCGCCGCGTCGTCGGGCACCTGACCCCGGCCTTCACGAACTGCGTCATCTATGCGCTCGGCGCCGCCGCGCTCTACGTCCTCGGTCGCGGCGAATCCCCGTGGGCCCAGCTGGCGGCGGCCACGCCGACGGC
Above is a window of Deltaproteobacteria bacterium DNA encoding:
- a CDS encoding DMT family transporter, whose translation is MGPARPTPPALAYAGLSVATVGWAAGFVAGKLALGAMSPLVVAAWRYAVAAAILLPFALRQRPADGLGRAAGPLALMVVCGGVLYPWLFLLALSRTSATNTALLIALNPVLTLLFSPLVGERLDRRRLLGVLVALAGAATVITRGDPAHLAALSLGSGDLVALAAAATWATFNLTSRRVVGHLTPAFTNCVIYALGAAALYVLGRGESPWAQLAAATPTAVAGVVVMAVLSSVIAGQFFLVGVRTVGVGRTVVFVYLVPVLTALLSTALLGEHFLPAQAVGGATVLAGVYWTTRTVG